Proteins encoded within one genomic window of Bradyrhizobium sp. CB1717:
- a CDS encoding ABC transporter permease translates to MNSEPLLLATPSGDALRLRPEGPWTAANVTTLETLSRSVGAEVDRSRAVTLDMSGISALDTLGAWVLEKLSRRAASSGRSADFVGVADHFSGLMDEVRQVNRQPPAPASASNPVLLRLNDLGKATVDAREDITIFLQMLGALFMAVIGVLRRPRTLRLTSLVYQLYRIGWQAIPIVVLITFLIGAIIAQQGFFHFRRFGAESYTVDMVGILVLRELGVLIVAIMVAGRSGSAYTAELGSMKMREEIDALSTMGLDPVHVLILPRVAALVIALPILAFVGAIAALYGGGLVAQFYGGMAPAIYIARLHDAISVTHFEVGILKAPFMALVIGIVACSEGLRVKGSAESLGRQTTTSVVKSIFLVIVLDGLFAIFFASIGM, encoded by the coding sequence GTGAACTCCGAACCGCTGTTGCTGGCAACGCCCTCTGGCGATGCGTTGAGATTGCGTCCGGAAGGGCCCTGGACCGCAGCGAATGTGACGACGCTCGAAACGCTGTCCCGGTCGGTCGGAGCCGAGGTCGATCGGTCGAGAGCTGTGACCCTGGACATGTCGGGCATCAGCGCGCTGGATACGCTCGGTGCTTGGGTCCTGGAGAAACTGTCACGCAGAGCCGCCTCATCCGGCAGATCGGCGGACTTCGTCGGTGTCGCCGATCATTTCAGCGGTCTGATGGACGAGGTGCGCCAGGTCAACCGCCAGCCGCCGGCGCCGGCGTCCGCGTCCAATCCGGTCCTGCTCAGGTTGAACGATCTGGGCAAGGCGACGGTCGACGCGCGGGAGGACATCACGATCTTCCTGCAAATGCTTGGCGCCTTGTTCATGGCCGTGATCGGTGTGCTGCGCCGGCCGCGAACGCTGCGGCTGACGTCGCTGGTCTACCAGCTCTACCGTATCGGGTGGCAGGCGATCCCCATCGTCGTTCTGATCACGTTCCTGATCGGCGCCATCATCGCCCAGCAGGGATTCTTCCACTTCCGCAGGTTCGGCGCGGAGTCCTACACCGTCGACATGGTCGGCATCCTGGTGCTGCGCGAGCTCGGCGTGTTGATCGTCGCCATCATGGTCGCCGGACGCTCGGGAAGCGCCTACACCGCCGAGCTCGGTTCGATGAAGATGCGCGAGGAGATCGACGCGCTCTCGACCATGGGGCTCGATCCCGTCCACGTCCTGATCCTGCCGCGGGTTGCGGCTCTGGTCATCGCGTTGCCGATCCTGGCTTTCGTCGGGGCGATTGCCGCGCTCTATGGCGGCGGCCTGGTCGCGCAGTTCTACGGCGGCATGGCGCCGGCGATCTACATCGCGCGGCTGCACGATGCGATCTCGGTCACCCATTTCGAGGTCGGCATCCTGAAGGCGCCCTTCATGGCGCTGGTGATCGGGATCGTCGCGTGCAGCGAGGGCCTGCGCGTCAAGGGCAGCGCCGAGTCGCTCGGACGGCAGACCACGACGTCGGTGGTGAAGTCGATCTTCCTGGTGATCGTGCTCGACGGCCTGTTCGCGATCTTCTTTGCCTCGATCGGAATGTGA
- a CDS encoding Crp/Fnr family transcriptional regulator produces MPQDKTGDPRQSAGNKLSVLRKHPIFADLEPDALDQLCRYAKHTTVKRGATIAAKGDPGNNLFAVITGTVKISSSSPDGRNAILNLIGPGEIFGEIAVLDGAPRSADATANTNCELYIIDRRDFLPFVKSQPALAMKFIELLCARLRWTSQQVEQVILQNLPGRLASALLGLTEERKFDSGSGTLAITQQEISEMVGMTRESINKQLRAWAGRGWVRLEHGAIVVLDTDALRELAESGLDGE; encoded by the coding sequence GTGCCTCAGGACAAGACCGGCGACCCCCGACAATCGGCGGGCAACAAATTATCGGTCCTGCGCAAGCACCCGATCTTCGCGGATCTGGAGCCGGACGCGCTCGATCAACTCTGCCGCTACGCCAAGCACACCACCGTGAAGCGCGGTGCGACGATCGCCGCCAAGGGCGATCCCGGCAACAACCTGTTCGCGGTGATCACCGGAACGGTGAAGATATCCTCCTCATCGCCCGACGGGCGGAATGCCATTCTCAATCTCATCGGCCCCGGCGAGATTTTTGGCGAGATCGCGGTTCTTGACGGTGCGCCGCGATCGGCGGATGCCACCGCCAACACCAATTGCGAGCTCTACATCATCGACCGCCGCGACTTCCTGCCGTTCGTGAAGAGTCAGCCGGCGCTGGCGATGAAGTTCATCGAGCTGCTCTGCGCGCGCCTGCGCTGGACCAGCCAGCAGGTCGAGCAGGTGATCCTGCAAAATCTGCCGGGGCGGCTGGCAAGCGCGCTGCTCGGCCTCACCGAGGAGCGCAAGTTCGACTCAGGTAGCGGCACGCTCGCCATCACCCAGCAGGAGATCAGCGAGATGGTGGGGATGACGCGCGAGAGCATCAACAAGCAATTGCGCGCCTGGGCCGGTCGCGGTTGGGTTCGTCTCGAGCATGGTGCCATCGTGGTGCTCGACACCGATGCCTTGCGCGAGCTCGCCGAGAGCGGCCTCGACGGCGAATGA
- a CDS encoding phage holin family protein has protein sequence MNSENVVKHLRLLWRTDRIIADIRLRHLLMGLGLRAFAALIAAFGLLMLELSAYFALVQIWSAIAAAAILGAVNFAIAAVLFVIAGRAPSGRDIEFANEIHGASIEALQLEARALQAQVSGAVHHPLSTIMPVLVPLIAIIIKSLRTTAKTAAKTSAAANSAEASS, from the coding sequence GTGAATAGCGAGAATGTCGTCAAACATCTGCGCCTCTTGTGGCGCACCGACCGGATCATCGCGGACATCAGGCTGCGCCACCTCCTGATGGGCCTCGGCCTGCGCGCCTTTGCGGCGCTGATCGCGGCGTTCGGGCTCCTGATGCTGGAGCTGTCGGCCTATTTTGCGCTGGTCCAGATCTGGAGCGCCATTGCCGCGGCCGCCATTCTCGGCGCCGTCAATTTTGCCATCGCCGCGGTCCTGTTCGTCATCGCCGGCCGCGCTCCGTCCGGCCGCGACATCGAGTTCGCCAATGAGATTCACGGCGCGTCCATCGAGGCCCTTCAGCTCGAAGCACGCGCGCTTCAGGCTCAGGTGTCAGGCGCGGTGCATCATCCGCTGAGCACGATCATGCCGGTGCTGGTGCCCCTGATCGCGATTATCATCAAGTCTTTGCGAACCACTGCCAAGACAGCTGCCAAGACATCAGCCGCCGCAAATTCGGCCGAAGCGTCCTCCTAG
- a CDS encoding cytochrome c, translating into MFRYALRQALIGLFLITPALAAPTAEQRGKAFARTNCARCHAIDRVSESPLTIAPPLRTLHRRYPIETLGEALAEGIYTGHADMPAFELSPDQIHDLLSYLKTLE; encoded by the coding sequence ATGTTTCGATACGCGCTACGCCAGGCCCTGATTGGCCTCTTTCTGATCACGCCTGCGCTGGCGGCCCCGACCGCCGAGCAACGCGGCAAGGCCTTTGCTCGGACCAATTGCGCGCGCTGTCACGCGATCGACCGCGTCTCCGAAAGCCCGCTCACGATCGCGCCCCCGCTACGTACCCTGCACCGGCGCTATCCGATCGAGACCCTTGGCGAGGCGCTTGCGGAAGGCATCTACACCGGCCACGCCGACATGCCCGCCTTCGAGCTCAGTCCGGACCAGATCCACGATCTGCTGTCCTATCTGAAGACGCTCGAATAG
- a CDS encoding universal stress protein produces MPIKDVFLPLVGQPRGPALAAIEKCVAVAADLGARITALALEEDLFVRPKVLLPDDPDAAEAKGAPGAVEMQRLLDAFTGAASRANIRAQSRSGKVAADQIAPILAEHARFSDLTLVPVKPHDSRTEHIIETLLFESGRPLLLCPEQLVEVLRPEFENVMIAWDHSARAARAVGDAMPILQAAASVRVVTVTDDKTDEIVQSGTSLVDHLREHGVYASFETAAGGGSSIGKVLGSWANSNAVDAIVMGAYHHSRLNEIVWGGVTKTVIGQPPCWVMISH; encoded by the coding sequence ATGCCCATCAAGGACGTCTTTCTGCCGCTTGTCGGCCAGCCGCGTGGACCGGCCCTTGCAGCGATCGAGAAATGCGTGGCCGTTGCCGCCGACCTCGGTGCCAGGATCACCGCGCTTGCGCTCGAGGAAGATCTCTTCGTAAGACCGAAGGTGCTGCTCCCCGACGATCCCGACGCCGCCGAGGCAAAGGGGGCTCCTGGAGCGGTCGAGATGCAGCGTCTGCTGGATGCTTTCACGGGTGCGGCGTCTCGCGCGAACATTCGGGCCCAAAGCCGATCGGGCAAGGTTGCGGCGGACCAGATCGCGCCGATCCTCGCCGAGCATGCGCGCTTCAGCGATCTCACCCTGGTCCCCGTGAAGCCGCATGACAGCCGAACGGAGCACATCATCGAGACGCTCCTGTTCGAATCCGGGCGCCCGCTGTTGCTGTGCCCGGAACAGCTTGTGGAGGTGCTGCGGCCGGAATTCGAGAACGTCATGATCGCCTGGGATCACTCCGCGCGCGCGGCGCGCGCCGTTGGCGACGCGATGCCCATCCTTCAGGCTGCGGCCTCGGTCCGCGTGGTGACCGTGACGGATGACAAGACTGACGAGATCGTGCAGTCCGGGACCTCACTCGTCGACCATTTGAGGGAACACGGTGTCTACGCCTCGTTCGAAACGGCAGCGGGCGGCGGCAGCTCGATCGGCAAGGTGCTTGGAAGCTGGGCGAATTCCAATGCCGTCGATGCGATCGTGATGGGAGCCTACCATCATTCACGCCTGAATGAGATCGTTTGGGGCGGTGTGACGAAGACCGTCATTGGCCAGCCACCGTGCTGGGTTATGATCTCTCACTAG
- a CDS encoding ABC-type transport auxiliary lipoprotein family protein, giving the protein METRAPYVLIGSFVLAAILAVFGFVYWLNNTGGIGPRTNYHVQFQGPVPGLLVGAGVLFNGIRVGEVTQLGLAPDNPRFVNATISVASATPVRADTRVGLDFQGLTGVPVVTLEGGTIVAKSGEPLTLIAEAGAGQSMTQAARDALRRVDTVLEDNSGPLKDTIANLKTFSDGLARNTGKIDGILAGLEKMTGGGTPAQKITYDLRAPQNLGPAGKTFSASLAIPEPTAVAMLQTQRMLFSPVGDNPGFADFLWADSIPKLVQARLIDSFENYDIAHAPLRTTDLGQADYQLLIDIRRFRIATEGETRVEIALSARIVDKNGKVAASRLVEASEKLDKVEPAAAVAAFDAAFARVAKELIGWTVQAV; this is encoded by the coding sequence ATGGAAACCCGCGCTCCCTACGTGCTGATCGGCAGCTTCGTGCTGGCCGCGATTCTCGCGGTGTTCGGCTTCGTCTATTGGCTGAACAACACCGGCGGCATCGGACCGCGCACGAATTATCACGTGCAATTCCAGGGACCGGTACCGGGCCTGCTGGTCGGCGCCGGCGTGCTGTTCAACGGCATCCGCGTCGGCGAGGTGACCCAGCTCGGACTGGCGCCGGATAATCCGCGCTTCGTCAACGCGACGATCTCCGTTGCTTCGGCGACGCCCGTGCGCGCCGATACCAGGGTCGGTCTCGATTTCCAGGGTTTGACCGGCGTGCCGGTGGTGACGCTGGAGGGTGGCACGATCGTCGCCAAATCCGGCGAGCCCCTGACCCTGATTGCCGAGGCGGGCGCCGGCCAGAGCATGACGCAGGCCGCGCGTGATGCGTTGCGGCGGGTCGACACCGTGCTGGAGGACAATTCCGGTCCGCTGAAGGACACCATCGCCAATCTCAAGACATTCTCCGACGGGCTCGCGCGCAACACCGGCAAGATCGACGGCATATTGGCGGGCCTCGAGAAGATGACCGGTGGCGGGACGCCCGCGCAGAAGATCACCTACGACCTGCGCGCGCCGCAGAACCTTGGTCCCGCCGGCAAGACGTTCTCTGCGTCGCTGGCCATTCCCGAGCCGACAGCGGTCGCGATGCTCCAGACCCAGCGGATGCTGTTCTCTCCCGTGGGTGACAACCCGGGCTTTGCCGATTTCCTGTGGGCCGACAGCATCCCGAAGCTGGTGCAGGCGCGGCTGATCGACAGCTTTGAAAATTACGACATTGCCCACGCGCCGTTGCGTACCACCGACCTTGGCCAGGCGGACTACCAGCTTCTGATCGACATCAGACGCTTCCGGATTGCCACGGAGGGCGAGACAAGGGTCGAGATCGCCCTGTCGGCGCGGATCGTCGACAAGAACGGCAAGGTGGCCGCGTCACGCCTCGTCGAGGCCAGCGAGAAGCTCGACAAGGTCGAGCCGGCGGCTGCCGTTGCGGCGTTCGATGCAGCTTTCGCCCGCGTCGCCAAGGAGCTGATCGGCTGGACGGTGCAGGCGGTCTGA
- a CDS encoding cyclase family protein, whose product MPRKLIDISVPLRNDVTSDPPGNHPTINYIDHQQGLPRMLQFFDGLKAEDLPDGQGWAVEQVSLSTHNGTHLDAPWHFHPTMNRGERSWTIDEVPLEWCFQPGVKLDFRHLPDGYVVTAGDVEAELKRIGHRLSPLEIVVVNTSAGAKFGEASYVNSGCGMGYEATMYLLDRGVRLTGTDGWSWDAPFVFTAQKYAETRDAGLIWEGHKAGRHIGYCHLEKLHNLDQLPSTGFTVSCFPVKIERASAGWTRAVAIIDN is encoded by the coding sequence ATGCCGCGGAAGCTGATCGATATTTCCGTGCCGCTCAGAAACGACGTAACGTCCGATCCGCCCGGTAATCACCCGACCATCAACTATATCGATCACCAGCAGGGCTTGCCGCGCATGCTGCAGTTCTTCGACGGCCTCAAGGCGGAAGACCTGCCGGATGGCCAGGGCTGGGCCGTGGAGCAGGTGTCGCTGTCCACCCACAACGGTACGCATCTCGATGCGCCCTGGCACTTTCATCCGACCATGAACCGCGGCGAGCGGTCATGGACCATCGACGAGGTACCGCTGGAGTGGTGCTTTCAGCCCGGCGTGAAGCTCGACTTCCGGCATCTGCCTGACGGCTATGTCGTGACTGCCGGCGACGTCGAGGCGGAGCTCAAGCGCATCGGGCACAGGCTATCGCCGCTCGAGATCGTCGTCGTCAACACCAGCGCCGGCGCCAAATTCGGCGAGGCCAGTTACGTCAACTCCGGTTGCGGCATGGGCTATGAAGCCACCATGTATCTGCTCGATCGCGGCGTGCGACTGACCGGCACCGATGGCTGGAGCTGGGACGCGCCGTTCGTCTTCACTGCGCAGAAATATGCCGAAACCAGGGACGCCGGCCTGATCTGGGAAGGCCACAAGGCGGGACGGCACATCGGCTATTGCCATCTCGAGAAGCTGCACAATCTCGATCAATTGCCTTCCACCGGATTCACGGTCTCGTGCTTCCCGGTGAAGATCGAACGCGCCTCCGCGGGCTGGACCCGCGCGGTCGCCATCATCGACAACTAG
- a CDS encoding ABC transporter ATP-binding protein — MSEQREEFAIRVRDLVVGFGRQTVLDHLSLDVRRGEILGLVGASGGGKSVLMRTIIGLIPRRSGTIEVMGQPIGGRTQGAATAWGILFQQGALFSSLTVRQNVQFPLRENLVLSQELMDEIAIAKLEMVGLRAQDADKYPAELSGGMTKRVALARALALDPPILFLDEPTSGLDPIAAGDFDALIRTLQRTLELTVFMVTHDLASLTTVCDRVAALADGKIVAIGPMRELLQSEHPWVRAYFHGKRSQMLQHEMR, encoded by the coding sequence ATGAGCGAACAGCGGGAAGAGTTCGCGATCCGGGTTCGCGACCTCGTGGTCGGTTTCGGCCGCCAGACCGTGCTCGACCATCTCTCGCTCGATGTGCGGCGGGGCGAGATCCTCGGGTTGGTGGGCGCGTCCGGCGGCGGCAAGTCGGTGCTGATGCGGACCATCATCGGCCTGATCCCGCGCCGGAGCGGCACGATCGAGGTCATGGGACAGCCGATCGGCGGCCGCACGCAGGGCGCGGCTACGGCCTGGGGCATCCTGTTCCAGCAGGGCGCGCTGTTCTCCTCGCTGACGGTCCGCCAGAACGTCCAGTTTCCGCTGCGTGAAAATCTCGTCCTGTCCCAGGAGCTGATGGACGAGATCGCGATCGCCAAGCTCGAGATGGTCGGATTGCGGGCGCAGGATGCCGACAAATATCCGGCGGAGCTGTCGGGCGGCATGACCAAGCGCGTGGCGCTGGCGCGCGCGCTCGCGCTCGATCCGCCGATCCTGTTCCTGGACGAGCCGACCTCCGGCCTCGATCCGATCGCCGCCGGCGATTTCGACGCGCTGATCAGGACCCTGCAAAGGACCCTGGAGCTGACCGTGTTCATGGTCACCCACGACCTCGCCAGCCTCACCACGGTCTGCGACCGCGTCGCCGCGCTCGCCGACGGCAAGATCGTCGCGATCGGGCCGATGCGCGAACTGCTGCAATCCGAGCATCCCTGGGTGCGCGCCTATTTCCACGGCAAGCGCTCGCAGATGCTGCAACACGAGATGAGATGA
- a CDS encoding bifunctional acetate--CoA ligase family protein/GNAT family N-acetyltransferase, producing the protein MSTYRLKNLLSPRSVALVGASARPVSVGRAVLENIRKAEFTGQFGLVNPRHAEIAGVASVESLDRLEFVPELVVITAPAREVPGIIDQAGRRGSAGALIVSAGLGHGPGSLQDAAIAAARKYGMRLIGPNCLGIMMPEVSLNASFAAHMPGAGNLALISQSGAIAAGMVDWAAQRGVGFSGIVSIGDQIDVDIADLLDYFAMDHKTRAILLYIEAIKDARKFMSAARTAARVKPVVVVKSGRMAQGAKAAATHTGALAGADAVYDAAFRRAGVLRVSDLRELFDCAETLGRVESPTGKRLAILTNGGGIGVLAVDRLVELGGIPASISADARKKLDDVLPPTWSGGNPVDIVGDADASRYAAALEALLADTDNDAVLVLNVQTAIASAADIATTVTELVGKYRKHHGRWSKPVLAAWVGADQKIVQALSDAGMPNYPTEDDAVRGFMHLVRHREVVEELSQVPPAMPDTFVPDARGARQIVAAAIADGRKWLEPVEIKHLLEAYDIAMVPTYAAGDVEQAVACANEIFAQGGTVVLKIMSRDIVHKSDVGGVVLNLTTPEAVRAAATDILARARKLRPEARIGGVIVQAMVVKAKARELILGLADDPTFGTVVVFGRGGTAVEIINDKALALPPLDLQLARDLIDRTRVSRLLRAYRDVPAVKQDAVAMVLVKLAQMAADIPEIREFDINPLLADETGVTAVDARVAVGPSQRKFVGSGPANFAVRAYPSQWERRLELKDGWRIFVRPLRPEDEPTIHEFLRHVTPHDLRLRFFAPMKEFTHEFIARLTQLDYARAMAFIAFDEATGEMVGVVRLHSDSIYESGEYAILLRSDLKGRGLGWALMQLIISYARSEGLKAISGDVLQENTVMLEMCRQLGFEVKPDPTEPDICDVRLKL; encoded by the coding sequence ATGTCCACCTATCGCCTGAAGAACCTGCTGTCGCCGCGATCAGTCGCGCTCGTCGGAGCGAGCGCCCGTCCTGTCTCCGTGGGACGCGCCGTCCTGGAAAACATTCGCAAGGCCGAGTTCACGGGACAGTTTGGCCTGGTGAATCCGCGCCATGCGGAGATCGCTGGCGTTGCCTCGGTGGAGAGCCTGGACAGGCTGGAATTCGTGCCCGAACTGGTGGTCATCACCGCGCCGGCGCGCGAGGTTCCGGGCATCATCGACCAGGCCGGGCGGCGCGGCTCGGCAGGTGCGCTGATCGTCTCGGCTGGATTGGGCCATGGGCCGGGATCGCTGCAGGACGCCGCAATCGCCGCAGCCCGCAAATACGGCATGCGGCTGATCGGCCCGAACTGCCTCGGCATCATGATGCCGGAAGTGAGCCTCAACGCCAGTTTTGCCGCGCACATGCCGGGCGCAGGAAATCTCGCGCTGATTTCGCAATCCGGTGCGATTGCCGCCGGCATGGTTGATTGGGCCGCGCAGCGCGGCGTTGGCTTCTCCGGCATTGTCTCGATCGGTGATCAGATCGACGTCGACATCGCCGACCTGCTCGACTATTTCGCGATGGATCACAAGACCCGCGCGATCCTGCTCTATATCGAGGCGATCAAGGACGCGCGCAAATTCATGTCGGCGGCCCGCACCGCGGCGCGCGTCAAGCCGGTCGTCGTGGTGAAGTCCGGCCGCATGGCGCAAGGAGCGAAGGCGGCCGCGACCCACACGGGCGCGCTCGCGGGCGCCGACGCGGTCTATGACGCGGCGTTCCGCCGTGCGGGTGTCCTGCGGGTCTCCGATCTGCGCGAGCTGTTCGACTGCGCCGAGACGCTCGGCCGCGTCGAATCGCCGACCGGAAAGCGACTGGCCATCCTCACCAATGGCGGCGGCATCGGCGTCCTGGCCGTCGACCGGTTGGTCGAGCTTGGCGGGATTCCGGCGTCAATCTCGGCGGACGCTCGCAAGAAACTCGACGACGTGCTGCCGCCGACCTGGTCCGGCGGAAATCCCGTCGACATCGTCGGCGATGCCGATGCATCGCGCTACGCGGCTGCACTCGAGGCGCTGCTCGCCGACACCGACAATGACGCAGTTCTCGTCCTCAATGTGCAAACAGCGATCGCTTCGGCTGCCGACATCGCGACGACCGTGACGGAGCTCGTCGGCAAATATCGCAAGCATCACGGCCGATGGTCGAAGCCCGTGCTGGCCGCCTGGGTTGGAGCCGACCAGAAGATCGTTCAGGCGCTGTCCGACGCCGGCATGCCGAACTACCCGACCGAGGACGATGCGGTGCGCGGTTTCATGCATCTGGTCCGGCATCGCGAAGTGGTCGAGGAGCTGAGCCAGGTTCCTCCCGCGATGCCCGACACGTTTGTACCCGACGCCCGGGGGGCCAGGCAGATCGTCGCCGCAGCCATCGCCGACGGCCGCAAATGGCTCGAGCCTGTCGAGATCAAGCACCTGCTCGAAGCCTACGACATCGCGATGGTGCCGACCTATGCCGCCGGTGATGTCGAGCAGGCGGTGGCCTGCGCTAACGAGATATTTGCACAAGGCGGGACCGTCGTGCTGAAGATCATGTCGCGCGACATCGTGCACAAGTCCGATGTCGGCGGCGTCGTGCTCAATCTGACGACGCCGGAGGCGGTGCGTGCGGCCGCGACCGATATTCTTGCCCGGGCCAGGAAGCTGCGGCCCGAGGCCCGCATCGGCGGCGTCATCGTCCAGGCGATGGTCGTCAAGGCGAAGGCGCGCGAGCTGATCCTCGGTCTTGCCGACGATCCCACCTTCGGCACCGTCGTGGTGTTCGGTCGAGGCGGGACGGCGGTGGAGATCATCAACGACAAGGCGTTGGCGCTGCCGCCGCTCGATCTGCAACTCGCCCGTGATCTGATCGATCGCACGCGGGTCTCGCGGCTGCTGCGTGCCTATCGGGACGTGCCTGCCGTCAAGCAGGATGCAGTTGCCATGGTGCTGGTCAAGCTTGCGCAGATGGCGGCCGATATTCCGGAGATTCGCGAGTTCGACATCAACCCGCTGCTTGCGGATGAGACCGGCGTGACGGCGGTTGACGCCCGTGTCGCGGTGGGGCCGTCGCAGCGGAAATTCGTGGGCTCCGGTCCCGCCAATTTCGCCGTTCGCGCCTATCCGTCGCAGTGGGAGCGCCGACTCGAGCTCAAGGACGGTTGGCGGATCTTCGTGCGGCCATTGCGTCCCGAGGACGAACCGACCATCCATGAATTCCTGCGTCACGTGACGCCGCACGACCTTCGCCTGCGCTTCTTCGCGCCGATGAAGGAGTTCACCCACGAATTCATCGCGCGGCTGACCCAGCTCGACTATGCCCGCGCCATGGCCTTCATCGCATTCGACGAGGCGACCGGCGAGATGGTCGGCGTCGTCCGACTCCATTCGGACTCGATCTACGAGAGCGGCGAATATGCGATCCTGCTGCGGTCCGATCTCAAGGGCAGGGGGCTCGGATGGGCCCTGATGCAGCTGATTATCAGCTACGCGAGGTCGGAAGGGCTGAAGGCGATCTCGGGTGACGTGCTCCAGGAGAACACCGTGATGCTCGAGATGTGCCGGCAGCTCGGTTTCGAGGTCAAGCCGGATCCGACCGAGCCTGATATCTGCGACGTTCGGCTAAAGCTCTGA
- a CDS encoding helix-turn-helix domain-containing protein, producing the protein MKPSVVTIEPSGHFCSDCAVRGSAVCSSLDPAELREFEHLGRRVHFSSGETVFSEEDITTSFYNVLEGVMRLYKLLPDGRRQIVGFALPGDFLGMNLSGRHNFSADAIGAVTVCQFAKAPFGRFIEDRPQLLRRINELAIRELSQARDHMVLLGRRSADEKVAAFLLGWRERLLALKGSSDTVPLPMSRQDIADYLGLTIETVSRTFTKLERHGAIEIIHGGISLLDPARVEALAAA; encoded by the coding sequence ATGAAGCCTTCCGTGGTCACGATTGAGCCGAGCGGGCATTTCTGTAGCGATTGTGCCGTACGTGGATCGGCAGTTTGTTCGTCGCTGGATCCGGCCGAGCTCAGGGAATTCGAGCATCTCGGACGCCGTGTCCATTTTTCTTCGGGCGAGACCGTGTTCTCCGAGGAGGACATCACGACCTCGTTCTACAACGTCCTCGAGGGCGTCATGCGGCTGTACAAGCTGCTGCCCGACGGCCGGCGGCAGATCGTGGGTTTCGCATTGCCCGGCGATTTCCTTGGGATGAATCTTTCCGGGCGTCACAATTTTTCGGCCGATGCAATCGGCGCGGTGACTGTCTGCCAGTTCGCAAAAGCGCCCTTCGGCCGTTTCATCGAGGACCGTCCGCAGCTGCTCAGGCGAATCAACGAGCTGGCCATTCGCGAGTTGAGCCAGGCGCGCGACCATATGGTCCTGCTCGGCCGCCGCTCGGCGGACGAGAAGGTCGCGGCTTTCCTGCTCGGCTGGCGCGAACGGCTGTTGGCGCTCAAGGGGTCGTCCGACACCGTTCCGCTTCCGATGAGCCGCCAGGACATCGCCGACTATCTCGGCCTGACCATCGAAACCGTCAGCCGCACCTTCACCAAGCTCGAACGCCACGGTGCGATCGAGATCATTCACGGCGGAATCAGCCTGCTCGACCCGGCACGAGTCGAGGCCCTCGCCGCAGCCTGA
- a CDS encoding TRAP transporter substrate-binding protein has product MKTLTGIIAAAVLAVSAPLATARDFRSADIHPADYPTVEAVKFMGKQLATASGGKLGVKVFPNGALGSEKDTIEQLKIGALDMMRINASPLNNFVPETIALCLPFVFRDTQHMRTVLDGPIGDEILAAMEPAGLVGLAYYDSGARSIYTVKAPVKSLADLKGLKIRVQQSDLWVGMIQSLGANPTPMPYGEVYTALKTGLVDAAENNWPSYESSRHFEAAKFYNVTEHSLAPEVLVMSKKVWDTLSKEDQAMVRKAAKESVPVMRKLWDEREQASRKTVEAAGVQVVTVANKQEFVDAMKPVYQKFAGDEKLQGLVKRIQDTK; this is encoded by the coding sequence ATGAAGACACTTACCGGTATCATCGCAGCCGCCGTGCTGGCGGTCTCAGCGCCCTTGGCGACCGCCCGCGATTTCCGCTCCGCCGACATCCATCCGGCCGACTACCCGACCGTCGAGGCCGTCAAGTTCATGGGCAAGCAACTCGCGACGGCGAGCGGCGGCAAGCTGGGCGTGAAGGTGTTTCCGAACGGCGCCCTGGGCTCGGAAAAGGACACCATCGAGCAGCTCAAGATCGGCGCGCTCGACATGATGCGCATCAACGCATCGCCGCTCAACAACTTCGTGCCCGAAACCATCGCCCTGTGCCTGCCCTTCGTCTTCCGCGACACGCAGCACATGCGCACGGTCCTTGACGGGCCGATCGGCGACGAGATCCTGGCGGCCATGGAGCCCGCGGGTCTGGTCGGCCTTGCCTATTACGACAGCGGCGCCCGGTCCATCTACACCGTCAAGGCACCGGTCAAGTCGCTGGCGGATCTCAAGGGCCTGAAGATCCGCGTCCAGCAATCTGATCTCTGGGTCGGCATGATCCAGAGCCTCGGTGCCAACCCGACCCCGATGCCCTATGGCGAGGTCTACACCGCTCTCAAGACCGGCCTGGTGGACGCCGCCGAGAACAACTGGCCCTCCTATGAGTCCTCGCGTCATTTCGAGGCGGCCAAGTTCTACAACGTCACCGAGCACTCGCTCGCCCCCGAAGTTCTCGTGATGTCCAAAAAGGTCTGGGACACGCTGAGCAAGGAGGATCAGGCGATGGTCCGCAAGGCAGCCAAGGAATCGGTGCCGGTCATGCGCAAGCTCTGGGACGAGCGCGAGCAGGCCTCTCGCAAGACCGTCGAGGCGGCCGGCGTCCAGGTCGTGACCGTCGCCAACAAGCAGGAGTTCGTCGACGCGATGAAGCCGGTGTACCAGAAATTCGCCGGCGACGAGAAGCTGCAGGGCCTCGTCAAGCGTATCCAGGACACGAAGTAA